From Candidatus Bathyarchaeia archaeon:
GGGTCTGCCTTTCAACCTCCTCTAACCTCATAACCAGCTTATCCCAATCGTCCAATATCCTCTTAGCTTTATCCTCAAGGGTCTTCACCTTCTCCTCTAGAGCATTGGCTCTGCTCACCGCCTCATCACTTCTTACAGAGGAAGCTTCAACTTTAAAGGCAATAGTCTCTAAATTTTCGGCAACTCGCTTGAGCTCCCTACTGAAACTCAAAATGATATCATTAAAAACGCCCTTAGCCCTGCTGTATTCCTCCCTAATCTTTGCGAGATTACGGTAATATTCAAAAGCGAAACCTACTGCAACCCCAAAAAATAAAATTGAAAGGACAATTATGAAATCCACAAAACTCCCACCTGTGACCTAAAAGTGACCTTAACGTGATTTTGCATGTCGCATCACACGTCACATTCAATAGTCATAACATTTAAAGGTTACGACTAATGAAATATGACATCACAAATCACAAATTCCATCAAGAATCTACCTAGAGTCTTGGGATAAAAACTCGTTTTTATGGCGTTTTAGCGTCAAAACCTTTTATTTTCGAGGCTTCAGTATCCATCTTTGGAACTGATTTTCTGTGATTTGTGATGTCACGTAAATCCTTCGCTAGGTTCAGAGAGTCTTTTTAGGCTTATTTCAAGTTCCTTTCTCAACATTTCGAGGAATTTTGACCGTTCTTCTCCTTTTTCTGGCAGGCTTTTGTGGGCTTCTATGTATTCTTGCAGTCTGTTTGCTGCTTCAATGTATGTGTCTAGTGTTGTGGTTTCGAAAATTCCAAGGTATCCTAGGAGTAGGATTGTGTAAATGGACTTAATGACGTTTTCTCGGGCTTGTTTTAAAGTTCTGTTGAAAGCTCCACGGCTTATTTTGGCTTTTGTTAGGCGTAATTTGGCTTTTTCATCGTATTTTAAAGGTTTTCCGGCTAAATTTTCGGCCAGAATATCTATTAAGAGAGTTTCAAGCTGAACTTTTGTTAAATGGCTATTTTTTGCAAGTATTTTTACAATGGAGTCTTCTAAAGATTTTTCTAACAATTCCTTAATGGTCTCTTTAAGCTTCATTTCTTTTTACTCACCGTTAGTTTGCAGTGGATACACTTTTGTATACAGCCTACTAAAGTATAATGTTTGTGATGTAAAGTTGTCCCTTATTTGGCATAAGTATTATATTGTTGGATGGTGCAGCACCATGATGAGGCATTACCTTGACATTTCATAATCAAGCTGCGGAACGGCTTAAAAACATAAAGGCGTCTGGAATTCGCCGTTTTTTTGCATTGGCGAAAGAAATTCCAGACGTTATTAATTTAAGCGTTGGAGAACCTGACTTTTCTCCTCCAAGTCATGTTTTGGAGGGCGGTTTAAAGGCGGTTATGCAGGGCAAGACCCACTATACTCCAACTAATGGTATTCCAGAACTTAGGGAAGCGCTTGCTAGAAAAGCATACAGAGACTATGGCCTCAGATACGACCCGAATTCTGAGATTCTGGTCACGGTTGGCGGGACTGAAGCTATTGCCCTTGCTATTCTTGCTCTAGTAAATCCTGAGGATGAGGTTTTAATTCCAGATCCTGGCTTTGTCTGTTACTCTCCCAATGTTCTATTGGCTGGAGGCCTTCCTGTTTCCGTTCCCCTCTTAGAGCAAAACGGGTTTAAACCTTCCATTGATACTGTGATATCACTCATCACGGGTAAGTCACGTGTGATGATAATCAACTCACCGAACAATCCCACCGGCACGGTCTTGTCGTATGATGATTTGGCGGCTCTTGCAAGAATTGCTGTTGAACGTGATTTAATTGTGATTTCCGATGAAGTTTATGAGAACATAGTGTATGATGATGCAAAGCATTATTGTTTGGCGTCTTTTCCCGGAATGCGGGAACGCACTTTAGTCATCAACTCATTTTCGAAAACATATGCTATGACGGGGCTTAGAGTTGGGTATGTTTACGGGCCTAGGGAGTTAGTGTACCCCCTTTGGCTTGTTCATCAATACTTTGTTGCGTGTGTAGACACCTTTGCGCAATATGCTGCTTTGGCGGCGCTGGAGGGGCCGCAAGACTTTGTTAAAGAGATGGTTAGAGAGTTTGATCGGCGGAGACGCTTTGTTTACAAGAGGTTAAACGAAATTGAAGGCTTTTCCTGCAATCTCCCTAAAGGTGCCTTCTACGTTTTCCCAAACATTAAAAGGTTCCAGAGATCCTCTGAGGAGTTTTCTCAAATGCTTTTGAAGGAGGCTCGCGTGGCAACAGTTCCAGGATCGGCGTTTGGCTCTTATGGCGAGGGCTACATTAGACTTTCTTATGCTGCCTCTTACGAGCAATTGGAGGAGGCGATGAATCGCATCGAAAAGGTGGTCAAGCAGCTTAAAGTTTAGTTTTCAAAGGTTTTCTGCTTTTTCTTTTAGTTTGTCAAAGATTTCTGGGCGCAGGTCTTTCAATGTCGGTACGAAAGGTTCTACTTGACGTATTTCAGTGTAATCAATTTCGCCTATCACGAGGTCTTCCTCGTCATACTTAGCTGATACAATGATCCTTCCATTTGGGCCCACTAGTCTACTTCCTCCCCAGAACTGTAGCCCATCTTCTATGCCGACGAGGTTCACGTATGCTAGGAATGCTGTGTTTTCCATGGCTCTTGCAACTGTTAGGGTTTCGAAGAATGCTTTACGGACGGCGGGTGAGGCTGAGATACAAATAATTAACTGCGCGCCTTCAAGTCTTGTTAGGCGACTTACCTCGGGGAAAAAGACGTCATAACATATGATTAACCCTATCCTCCCAAGGTCCGTTTCGAAGACTCCGACATGGTGTCCTTGTCTGAAATACCTTTTCTCCTCAAATACGCTATGGGTTGGCAAATACATTTTTCGATATCTTCCGATTAAGCCCTGCGGTCCCACAATGACGGCGGTGTTATATAGTGTAGCTTGGGTTTTCTCGCTTAATTCCGGCATTCCAAAGATAATATAGGCTTCTTGCTCTTGGGCTATACGCTCTATCCTATTCGTTGAGGGGCCAGGAATGGTTTCTGCCAGTTTGTAAAGTTCGTCTCCAAGCATGTAGCCTGTCAATGAAAGTTCTGGGAAAATTACGAGGTCCGCGTTTTGTTGTTTTGCCCTTTTAGTATATTCTTCAATTTTTTGCGTGTTGGCTTCTTTGTCTCCTCGTTGGCAGTTTATTTGGGCTAAGGCAACCCTAAACCTTTGTTTCATACCTTCACCATTTTCATGATTGGGTGTGGGGTAATCTGAAGTCAAATCCAACGGTTCTATATTGGATTTTTGTTGTTAGTGGCATTCTCCTCTTGTGCTCCATGGCCCTCCATCTTTTTTCGATTTTTTCCACAAGCTCCCGCTTTATGTTGAGCTGTTCCGCTATTTCCTCTACTTTCATGAAATGTTCAAGTCCATAGAGAATAAGGTCTAGCAATTCATACTTTACGCCTATTTCCTCCTCTGCTGTTTGTCCGGGCCAAAGCATTGGTGTTGCTGGTTTGTTTGCGATGTCCTCTGGGATACCAATGTGTTTTGCCAGTTTGCGCACTTGGGTTTTGTAAAGGTCCATTAGGGGTGCTATGTCTGCTGCTATGTCCCCCCACTTGGTGAAGTATCCTATCATGGTTTCAGATTTGTCTGAGCTCCCACATACTATAAGGTTGAATTTATTGGCATAGTAATATAGGTAAAGCATCCGTGTACGGGCTTTCAAGTTGCCCTTGCAAAGTTTGTCCTCTGGGTCGAAGGCTGGTATTGTTTTTTGCAGTGCTTCTAGAGTTGGTGTAATGTCGATGAGTTCTGTTTTTATACCGAATTTTTCTGCAACAAGCTTTGCGTGCTCTAAATCCTTTGGATTGTAGGTTTCCCTTTCTGGAAGCATCAGCCCTAAAACCTTGTTTCCTCCGATAGCTATTGCTGATAACGCCGCTGCGGTGCTGCTGTCAACACCTCCAGAAAGGCCGAGAACTACTCCCTTTACCCCTGTTTTTTCTACGTAGTCCCTTATAAAGCGGGATATCTTATTTTTCACTTCTTCCCAGTTTAAGTCCAGAACTTGTGGGGTGAGCCTCAACGGGGAACCCTCATGCCTAATTGGATTAGGCAAGTATTTAAGGACGAAGATGGATAATGACTAAAAGGTTAACGCTTTATGAAGGAGCGGGGTATGGGGCGGAGAAGAAGAAAGGTAGTGCGTATCCCTAAAAGGAAGCTGCCGAAGCTGTTTTCGTGCCCTAGCTGTGGCAAAGAAGCTGTTCGTGTTGAGATGTTCCGCGATGAGAACCGTGCAGTTGTAAGTTGCGGAAACTGTGGGGCAAGGGAGGAGTTTACGATTAAGCAGGCTATGGGTGAGATTGACGTTTACTGCATGTTCACGGATAAATTCTACAGCACACTGAAAGGCTCAACAACAGTTAAAATCGAAGGGCAACAATAGGGGAACATTATGGTGGGCGCTGTAGAAAAGTATCTACTCGATAAAATTCACGTAGAAGGCGCCATCCACATAACCCTCATTGATCCGGAAAAGGTAACTCCCCCTCAAGCATCCTTGATTGCTGAAAAGGCAAGGGCCAGCGGAACATCGGCCATAATGGTGGGCGGGTCCACTTTTGTATCAACAAAACACCTCGATGACATGGTTAAAACGATAAAGCGGGCAGTTGAGCTTCCCGTGATTCTGTTTCCAAACAACGTGACCAGCATAAGCCGTTACGCAGACGCCATTTGGTTCATGTCACTATTAAATTCTGCTGACCCATACTTTATAATAGGCGCTCAAGTCTTAGGGGCACCTTTGGTTCGAAAGTATAATCTAGAACCCATACCAATGGGATATATCATTGTAGGCGAAGGCGGCACCGCTGGCATAATCGGAAAGGCCATCCCCATACCCTACGATAAGCCGGAATTGGCGGCGGCCCACGCGTTGGCAGGGCAATACCTTGGCATGCGTTTTATATATCTAGAGGCTGGCTCTGGCGCGAAGAAACCGGTGCCCCAAGAGATGATTCGAGCTGTTAAATGTTGCATAGACGTGCCCTTGATTGTGGGCGGGGGAATAAGATCCAAAGATCAAGCCATAGCCGCTGTGTCTGCTGGAGCTAATATAATAGTTACGGGTAACGTTGTGGAAGATGGCTGTGTTGAGGATCGTGTGTCCCAGATTATTCAAGGAATAAAGCAGGGCAAAATGCAAGCCTAAACGTTGCGGTTTTTATGTAAAATTTTAACGCGCCTTAGTGGGCTCTAAATGTGCTATTTTCCCTTATTCGTGTTAGAAATTGAAATAAGGCACCCTTGAAAAGGGTGGTGAGAGGTCCACATGAACGCGTCGGTGAGTGCTTCTTATGCAAGATACGTGGAAGGCTTAGAGAGGCAGCTTGAAGAGTTATATTCTATATGCCAAAAAGCTAGGGCGAAGGGCCTTGATCCCTCTCTGGAACCTGAATGTAAAATTGCAAGGGATATGGCTGATCTTGTAGAGGGCCTCGTTGGCCCTAAGGGAGTTGCTGAAAGGATTAGAGAGCTGAGCCAAAGGCTTCCAAGGGAAGAATTGGCGTTTAAGATCGCCGAGGAAATTGTTTATGGAAAATTTGGGCACATGGAGCCCGAAGCTGCCGCCGAACAAGCCGTGCGAACAGCTCTGGCAATTTTGACTGAGGGGCTTACTGCCGCACCAGTTCAAGGAATTGCCCAGGTTAAAATTAAGATGAATCCAGATCACACAAAGTATTTGGCTATTTACTTTGCTGGTCCAATCCGTTCTGCAGGCGGCACAGATCAAGCGTTAACGCTTGTCATTGGTGACTTTATACGTAGGCTTTTGGGGTTGGACCGTTACAAGCCCACCGACGAGGAGATTGCCCGCTTCATAGAGGAGATTAGGCTTTACGAGCGTTCTGTGAGCCGATTCCAATATCACGTTTCAGATGAAGAGCTCTGGAGGGCTTTGAAGTGGATTCCCGTGGAGGTAAACGGTACAGAGACAGATCCAATTGAGGTTTCCTCGTATCGCAACCTTCCAAGGATTGAAACTAATAGGGTGCGAGGCGGCGCATTACGTGTCGTTAATGATGGTGTCGTTGGGCGGGCTTCAAAGGTTTGGGCAATTGTGGAAAAGCTCGGGATTCAAGGATGGGACTGGCTTAAGGATATACGGAAAATGTCTGAGAAAAAATCCGCTGGCTTTATGGACGACATAGTTGCTGGCCGCCCAATATTCTCCTTCCCATCTAGACCCGGGGGTTTCCGTCTACGTTACGGAAGATCAAGAAATACGGGGTTAACGGCGGTGGGCATTCATCCAGCCACAATGCTTGTCCTGCAGGGATTTATTGCCGTGGGCACACAGCTTCGCCTAGAGCTTCCCGGGAAAGGAGGCATAGCCGTTCCCGTGGATGCTTTGGAACCGCCCATTGTCAAACTGCGGGGCGGTTCTGTTGTTAGAGTAACTTTGGAAAACTTTGCCGATATCAGGGGCCAAATTGAGAAAATCCTGTTTCTAGGCGACATTCTAGTCAGTTTTGGAGATTTCTTGTATCAAGGGAAGACGCTGGTTCCCGCTGGATATGCGGAGGAGTGGTGGGTTGAAGATTTGAGGAAAGCTGTAGCCGCCGACTTCAATGGAGACATAGAAAGAGCTGCGGTTCACGTTGGGATAGCCCCTGAAAAACTTCGAGGTTTCATGGAGGATCCGTTTGCGAACAAGCCTTCTTTTGCGGAGGCCGTGGATATTGCCGTTAAATTGAAGGTGCCGCTTCATCCAACTTTTACACCTTTCTGGTCGAGTTTAGGTTCTGTTGAGCAACTCGTCGTCTTGAGGTTTTGGCTCTTAAAGTCCAGCGTTGAATATGACGGTGAGTATGCATGTCGCATTGTCGGTGAGAACAGCGTGGAGGTTAAACAGGCCCTTGAAGCATTATGTTTGCCTCATAGGGTTCTGGATGGCAAGATTGTGGTGGAGGGCAGTGAGGCGTCTGCTTTTGCCTTCTGCCTAGGCCATAAACGTTCTAATGTTGACTTATCAGACAGCAAATCCGTTTTGGACGCTATCATGAAGCTTTCCGGCGTCATTGTTAGGGATAAGGCGCCCACGTTTGTTGGGGCAAGGATGGGGCGACCTGAAAAGGCGAAAAGACGGGAGATGAAACCCCTTGTGCATGTGCTTTTCCCCATAGGCTTGGCGGGGGGATCGCAGAGAGACATAGTTGAGGCTTGTAAAAATGGAAGCGTCTATGTAGAGATTGCGAGGTTGAAATGCCCAAATTGTAATGAGTATATGTTTAGGTCAAAGTGTCCAATATGCGGGGCTGGAACGGTCCTGGAGCTTGCTTGTCCCCGCTGCGGCAGAACACTAAATGGTGGTGGAGTCTGTCCAGTCTGCAAGGCATCCGCAGTCCCTTATGGAAAAAGGCTTGTTGACACTAAGAGGCTCCTTGAGGAGGCTTGTAGTAACCTCGGGGTTCCGACACCGAAGATTTTGAAGGGCGTTAAGGGGTTGACTAATGAGGCAAAGATTCCTGAGATTCTCGAGAAGGGTGTCTTGAGGGCAAAGTATGATTTATCTGTGTACAAGGATGGCACAATTCGTTTTGATGCAACAAACGCCCCTTTAACCCATTTCAAGCCAGCTGAAATTGGTGTTCCAGTCGAGAAACTTGTTCAACTTGGCTATCACCACGATATCCATGGTAAACCATTGACAAGTCCGGAGCAGATCTGTGAGTTAAAAGTGCAGGACGTGGTGATTCCCGTTAAATGCGCAGAATATTTTGTTCGTGTCGCTAACTTTCTGGACGAACTTCTGGAGAGGGTTTATGGTCTCTCACCATACTATAACGTTAAAGGCATCGAAGATCTTGTGGGTCATTTGGTTGTTGGCTTAGCCCCCCATACCTCTGTGGGCATTTTGGGGCGAATAATTGGTTTCACAAACTTAAATGTGTGTTATGCTCATCCCCTTTGGCACTCAGCTAAACGCAGAGACTGTGATGGTGACGAAGACGCTTTAATGCTTGCCTTGGACACGCTGCTGAACTTTTCAAGGAAATTTTTGCCAGCCCAGATTGGCGGGATAATGGATGCTCCATTACTGCTTGTACCAATTGTTAATCCTCGGGAGGTGCAGAGGCAAGCCCACGACTTTGATGTTGCAAAAGCTTACCCGCTTGAATTCTATGAAAAAGCCATGGAAAGAGTTGAAGCCAAACATTTAAGCCCCATCATAGACCTCATTGAACATAGACTTGGAACGGAAGCCCAATATGAAGGCTTCAGCTTCACAGTGCCTACTTCAAACATAAGCCTAGGAGTTGAGGAAAGCGCATATAAACGGTTTAAGACGATGATGGACAAACTTAATGGGCAGCTTGCCCTTGCCGAAAAAATCGCAGCCGTTGACGCTCGAAAAGTGGCATTAAAGGTTTTGGTGAAGCATTTCATTCGCGATATCGCTGGAAACTTAAGGGCATTTTCAACTCAAGGCTTCAGATGTAAAGCATGTAATAAGCGATTTCGCCGTCTGCCGCTTAGGGGCAAGTGTCCGCAGTGTGGGGGCGAATTAACCCTAACGGTTTACCGGGGTGGTATAGAAAAATATCTGGAGGCAGCGGAGCACATAATTCGGAAGTATAACCTGCCAAAGTATTATGCCCAGAGACTAAGCCTTATGAGGGATGAGATTGTCTCCTTGTTCGAGAGCAAAAAGCCCAGGCAAATCAGCCTCGTAGACTTTGCTTAGGTGAAACCTTTTCTATCCATGTACCGTTATTACTTTTATATTGATGGACGATGCCCAAGGAGAGTTTTCATCCAAACGCCTACTTGACAGACTTTAGAAATGTTAAGATGGGATTGAAAACGAGAACGGCTATTCTAGAGGTTCTGGAGAAGACTCCGGCTGGTGCAAAGGAAATAGCAAATAGAACTGGTCTTCAATACAATGTTGTGCTGCATCACCTGAAGCTTCTAGAGGCAAAGGGCATTGTTCAACGGAAGAGTGGCAGACCCTCCACTTGGATGCTTACCGGGCTTGGGCAAAAACGCCTAGGCTAGTTCGCCGATTTAGAATGGGCATTGGCACGGGATTTTGGCGCATTTTGGACATTTACCATCATACTTGCCAATGGCTGCCTCCTCCAGATTTACATTGGTTATGTTTGCCAGAGAAGCTAACCAAGCGAAAACGTCCGCAAACTCGGCTTCCAAAGCCTTTCTGTCTTCAGATTTTAAGGCTTCACCCAACTCCGCAACCTCTTCAACAAGCCACTCAAACGTCTTTTCAGCACCCCTCTGCGAGTCTCTATGAAAATACAACCGACGCATTAACTCCTGAAACTCGCGTATATGCACTTTTCAACCTCGAACTTGTATATGTTCTTGCGCTTTAAATTTTAGGGTTACTGGAGGCTTTGCTGACCTTTAGCAATTATATGAATCACCTTTACGCCCTTTCTTTCGAGGTGGGCGGCAATGAATCTTCTATGGCAGTATTTGGGGTTCACCTCCATGCACATTATGCATGTCCTTTTTTGGGCGGCAATCTCCAAAAGGTTCTTTACGCCCTCCCTGAAGATTTTTGTTTGCATATGTTTTTCATAGCCGCCCTTCCGGTAGCCCCCCAGTTCCTTTCCAAGCCATAGATATTCTATTCCATTTTCTGGGAGCCACTTTTCCATGTTCTCTCTTTTGAAATGCTCACTTTTTGACGTTGGAAAACTGCGGACATCCACCAGCACTTGGATTTTATGCTCCTTTAAAAGTTCAAGGAAGGTGTTTATGGAGCGGTTGCTGTGTCCAATTGTCCAGATGGTTGTTTTTTCCAAGCTTGAACCTAACGGATTTTTATGTACTGGTAAGCCTCTGTTGCGTTTTCAAAGCAGTAATGCACTTTCTGATAGCCTTTTCTGAACTCCACCACATCCGCCTTAACCTTTTCCGGGGGCTCCTTATCTATTACTACTCGTTTCATGAATTCGGCTATCTCAATCATTTCGGATTCACGCATTCCAAGCCTAGTAACCTCTGAAACGCCAAGCCTTATGCCTCCGGGGTTCTGGAAGTGCCGTCCCTCCTTAATGTCCCAGGGCAAGAGATTCCTATTTACTATTATATTTGCGTTCTCAAGCATTTTTTCAATGGTGCCACCATCACCCTGTTTTGTCACATCTATAAGGATCACATGGGACTCCGTGAACCCCTTATGTTCAGCCAAAACATTGAAGCCGCGTTCATAGAGGGCTTGGGCAAGGGCCTTCGCGTTTCTGATCACTTGACGGGCATATTCCCTTCCGAACTCGAGCAGTTCGGCGGCAGCGATGGCCACTCCTGCCACTGCATGTAGATGGTGATTGCTCACCATTCCCGGAAACGTCGCCCTCTTTATTCTATCCGCATATTCTTCCCATGAGAGAACTCCACCATGTTGTGGTCCAAAGAATGTTTTGTGAGTGCTAAGACTTACAACGTCGGCTCCCTCCCTCAACGGGTCTTGGAAGCATTTTCCAGCGATGAGTCCTGCGACGTGTGCCGCGTCATAACCAACTATGCCGCCCACCGAGTGAATTGTGTCCGCTAACTCTTTTACTGGATGGGGGAATGGGAATACGCTGGCTCCAAACATCACAAGCTTCGGCGGCCTCCCCTCTGCCGCAAGTTTTTCAATTCGCTGTTTTGCCTTATCCACGTCAATGTTCAACTCCTTATAATCCAGAGGAAGGTATTCCACCACTAAGCCGTGGACGGCTCCAGCTGTGCCCCCCAACTCCTTTTTCCCCATTGTAATGTGGCCGCCGCATGGTATTGACAAGGCCATCATGACGTCGCCGGGTTCTGTAAAAGCCGTGTAAACGACAAGATTTGCCACAACACCTGAAATCGGTCGGACATCCACAAATTCCGCGTCGAAAAGCCTTTTCATAAGTTCAATACACTTAAACTCCACTTGATCTATAAAGCGGCATCCGGCATAAACCCGCTCTCCAGGCCAGCCTTCAGCATAACGGTTTCCAAAATCTGTTGTTAGTGCCTCCCGCACCGCCGGGCTGGGGATATTCTCGCTTGCAATTAGGGAGATGCATTCACGGAACCATTCATGATGTTTCTGGAGAAGCCCTAATACATAATCGTATTCTTCACGGGGTGTCAGCACATGAACACCTCGCTCACACTATCCCTCTTTCTCGAATAAAACTATTTTGAGTTCAACGCAACGTTAATAATGAAGAACAACGTAAGCTAGATACGTTGGGCCCTCAATGAGCAAGAAGAAAAAGAGCGAATCCGCACCTATGCCCGCGGCAAGCGCTGGACTTTTAAGATTCTTTGAAGAGGAGACTGAAGGAATCAAGGTTAGACCTGAACTCCTCGTGGCCGCCGCCATCGCATTAATAGTTATCTGCATTTTAGCTCGCGTATTCTTCTGAATTTAAATTCAGCGACGAGATGGCGGATGCAAAACCTCTATCCTTTGAACGGCATTTAAGTGAATGAATATCTCGCTGCGCTCCTCCCTAGCGGCCACCTGCGGAATTGGCTGAGCTATGGTTGCCCTCAAGATTATGGCCTCCGCCTCTGAAAGCCATATCCCCGGAGGCTCACGAGTTACTGCAGCTAATGTTCCCTCAAAGCCGTAGGACGGATCAAGAATCACCCTAACCGTTTTTCCCAAGTTTTTCTCAAGCATGTGGAATATTGTTGGCGGAATATTTTGTTGTTCAGGCATAGGATCAGCAAAGTCTTATTGGTGGTGGAGGGATAAAACAGTTGCTATCCCCATCACTTCCAGTGCAACCGTAAGGGTTCAGTTTCCCTTTTCCCAATTGTTTGTGCGACACTTTAATATGCTGAGAATTTTCATAAAAACCGCTTGGGAAGGATGCCAATGAACCCAGATGACTCCTTTAATCAGCACTTAGACAGGGCTGTTAGGCATTATTCATCACTTTTTACGTTGCCCTCTTATAGACGTAGTCTCGCTTTCTCATGGGTGATATGTCAAGTCATCGGCCTGCTCCATGCCTTTTCCATTAATCCCGTCTTATCCGGGCTTGTTCATGGTTTGGTTCTGGGCTTCTCCCTTTTTGCCGTCACGGTGCTTATAAATTACTGCCTGAGGCTTTGTGCTTTTAGAAAGGATCCCGTCTATGATTTGAGGCGAATAGCTGCTCTTTCTCTTTTCTGCTGGATTTTCTGGCTTCCCTTCATCCTTATGGGTTCTTTCGCTGCATTTCTTTTTAGTCGAGTGTGGGCTGTTAGACTTTGCTTGATGGGCTTCTCCACCATTCTAATCTTACGTTTGATAACGCTTTACGTGACCTCTTCGTCCAACGTAAAATCCTTCTTGGCGGCTTCTATCGTTCCACCCCTCTTATGTTTAGCCCCCTTCACCCTTCTTTGGTTGAACGTGGCGAATCCTTGGAGGGTTTCTCTGTTCTTGCCGTTCGCCCTTGCTGTCGCCCTTTTCTCCAGTTTTCTCTTCATAGCTCTCCTTAACAACGTTGGCCGAAAGGTTGTGGGTTTTCCCTCTTTGTATATTTTCAAGGCGTTCCTTTTGAACTGGATTGCCAATTTAAATGAGCCCTTCGAATATTTCCTCGAAAGCCTCGGCGAGGAAAGCGAAGTCGATGTCTCAATTCTGCGCTTTGACCGGGAAGCTGGCAGCGTTTATGTGGTTGTTCCCTCGGTTCATCCTGGTCCATTCAAAAATATTGGAAGCAGTCTCCTGCCATCAATGCTTAAAGACAGCTTAGAGCAAAAGTTGGGCGGTGTCGTATGTGTGCCGCTGGGGCTGCTCGGCCATGAACGTGATCTGGCATCTCAAAAAGAATGTCAAAAAATAATTGATCATGTTGTTGAGTCCGTCGCTTTTATAGCCAGCGAGGATGGAGCCACACCTTTCTTCAAGGTTAAAAATGAACCAGCTACTGTGTGCTGTCAATGGCTTGGAAACGTTGCTCTATTCACTTTTTCCCTAGCGCCACATACCACTGAGGACCTCCCACCCGACTTGGGTCTTTATGTTCAAAACAAAGCCGAGAAGATGGGCTTGGAAAACTGCGTTTTTGTAAATGCCCATAACAGTATAGATGGGGTTCTTGAACCGGAGAAGGCTTTGAAGGCTCTAGAGGAGGCTGCCCTAGCTTGTCTGGATAAAGTTTCCTCGTCGGAGAAGTTCCCTTTCAAGGTGGGCGCCGCCGTTGTTAAGCCCAAGGAGTTCAGCCTTTCAGATGGTATGGGATCCGGCGGCATAACTGTGGTGGTTGTTGAGGTTGGTGGGGCGAAAACGGCTTACGTGGTTTTTGACGGAAACAATATGGTTTCAGGATTGCGAGAGAAGATTCTGTCAGCGCTAAAGCCGCTGGGCATCCATGACGGGGAAGTCTTAACAACGGACACGCATTCTGTGAATGCGGTAACTTTGACTACCCGAGGATATCATCCAATAGGCGAGGTTATGAATCATGAAAGGATCGTCGAGTACATCAAGGAGGCAACATGCGCTGCCATCGCAAACTTGAGTCAAGCCAAGGTTGGCTTCCGCCGCATAAAAATTCGGAAAGTTAGGGTTATTGGGAGGGAAGCCCTAGAAAAACTATGTGTGCTCCCGGA
This genomic window contains:
- a CDS encoding DUF2070 family protein, with translation MNPDDSFNQHLDRAVRHYSSLFTLPSYRRSLAFSWVICQVIGLLHAFSINPVLSGLVHGLVLGFSLFAVTVLINYCLRLCAFRKDPVYDLRRIAALSLFCWIFWLPFILMGSFAAFLFSRVWAVRLCLMGFSTILILRLITLYVTSSSNVKSFLAASIVPPLLCLAPFTLLWLNVANPWRVSLFLPFALAVALFSSFLFIALLNNVGRKVVGFPSLYIFKAFLLNWIANLNEPFEYFLESLGEESEVDVSILRFDREAGSVYVVVPSVHPGPFKNIGSSLLPSMLKDSLEQKLGGVVCVPLGLLGHERDLASQKECQKIIDHVVESVAFIASEDGATPFFKVKNEPATVCCQWLGNVALFTFSLAPHTTEDLPPDLGLYVQNKAEKMGLENCVFVNAHNSIDGVLEPEKALKALEEAALACLDKVSSSEKFPFKVGAAVVKPKEFSLSDGMGSGGITVVVVEVGGAKTAYVVFDGNNMVSGLREKILSALKPLGIHDGEVLTTDTHSVNAVTLTTRGYHPIGEVMNHERIVEYIKEATCAAIANLSQAKVGFRRIKIRKVRVIGREALEKLCVLPDMVVQRAKRVVVPLFAATSLLLMLVLLSV